A genomic region of Anas acuta chromosome 1, bAnaAcu1.1, whole genome shotgun sequence contains the following coding sequences:
- the C1R gene encoding complement C1r subcomponent isoform X1, producing MEICHVYRHSPFLLWAILFFGVTSSNPVPRKLFGEIRSPNYPKPYPNNNISSWDIIVPKGYVVKLTFRYFDLEPSESCFYDYVKIKADKKNLGRYCGQLGSTTGNHPGRKKFVSQGNRMHVEFHSDFSNEDNGTVIRYRGFLAYYQAVDLDECDPNNAAEDSEGPRCQHICHNYVGGYFCSCRPGYQLQSDRHSCKVECSSELYTEASGYLSSPEYPQPYPEDLRCNYSIRLEKGLSIILKFLKPFEIDDHQQVHCPYDQLKIQAQGREIGEFCGKESPGSIETKSNEVDILFLTDESGFSRGWKIHYTSEKIRCPQPVPLDQFTVIRDLQPVYRYQDYFIVTCKTGYNLMKGSQKLLSFTAVCQADGTWHQSMPRCEIVKCDNPTELTNGVFNYVNKPANNNYQSVIEYQCNEPYYHIVTRGGGGRFTCSPEGTWVDQAGQGRIPACLPVCGKPNRPVAEIQRILGGKQANRGSFPWQALTGIHGRGGGALLGDRWILTAAHTILPKASGGNDISLDQLAEEANVFLGHTDVDELHKMGNHPVRRIFIHPDYNPKDEHNFNGDIALLELKHPVTLGPDVLPICLPDTTNNTFYMDGHMGYVSGFGVEKNFLSNHLKYVNLPAVSREKCQSWLNSKSGQMPMVFSENMFCAGFLTVKRDTCQGDSGSVFTVLDSGSGRWVATGVVSWGIGCAQGYGFYTKVLNYVDWIKGIIRDDTI from the exons ATGGAGAT TTGCCATGTTTACAGGCACAGTCCTTTTCTCCTGTGGGCCATCCTCTTTTTTGGAGTGACCAGTTCCAATCCAGTGCCAAGAAAACTTTTTGGGGAAATCCGATCCCCAAATTACCCCAAGCCATACCCCAACAATAACATCAGCAGCTGGGATATCATCGTCCCAAAAGGCTATGTGGTGAAGCTGACCTTCAGATACTTTGACCTGGAGCCATCTGAGTCCTGCTTCTATGACTATGTTAAG ATCAAAGCAGACAAGAAGAACTTGGGCCGATACTGTGGACAGCTTGGGTCAACCACAGGCAATCACCCGGGAAGAAAGAAGTTTGTATCTCAGGGAAACAGAATGCATGTGGAGTTTCACTCTGATTTCTCCAATGAAGACAATGGCACAGTCATTCGCTACAGAGGCTTCCTTGCCTATTACCAAGCTGTGG ATCTGGATGAATGTGACCCTAACAATGCTGCTGAGGACAGTGAGGGGCCTCGGTGTCAGCACATTTGCCACAACTACGTGGGTGGCTACTTCTGTTCTTGCCGGCCTGGCTACCAGCTCCAAAGTGACCGCCACTCTTGCAAAG TGGAGTGCAGCAGTGAGTTGTACACAGAGGCATCTGGGTACCTGAGCAGCCCCGAGTATCCCCAGCCCTATCCTGAAGACCTCCGATGTAACTACAGCATCCGCCTGGAAAAAGGCCTGTCTATCATCCTGAAGTTCCTGAAACCCTTTGAGATTGATGACCACCAGCAAGTTCATTGTCCTTACGATCAGCTCAAG ATCCAAGCACAAGGGAGAGAGATTGGTGAATTCTGTGGCAAGGAGTCGCCTGGCAGCATTGAAACCAAAAGCAATGAGGTGGACATACTCTTTCTCACCGACGAGTCAGGGTTCAGCCGTGGCTGGAAGATCCACTACACCTCAGAGA AAATACGGTGCCCGCAGCCTGTGCCACTGGATCAGTTTACTGTCATCAGAGACCTGCAGCCTGTGTATCGGTATCAGGACTATTTCATCGTCACCTGCAAGACTGGCTATAACCTGATGAAG GGCAGCCAGAAACTGCTGTCCTTCACTGCTGTCTGCCAGGCTGATGGAACATGGCATCAATCCATGCCCCGCTGCGAAA ttgtgAAATGTGACAATCCTACAGAATTGACCAATGGGGTATTCAACTATGTTAACAAACCTGCGAACAACAACTACCAGTCGGTGATCGAGTACCAGTGCAATGAGCCATATTACCACATTGTCaccagaggaggaggtg GCAGGTTCACCTGCTCTCCTGAGGGAACCTGGGTGGATCAAGCCGGCCAGGGGAGGATTCCTGCCTGCTTGCCAG TGTGTGGGAAGCCAAACCGTCCTGTTGCTGAAATCCAGAGGATCTTGGGcggcaagcaagcaaacagagGCAGTTTCCCTTGGCAGGCTCTGACTGGCATCCATGGACGTGGAGGTGGAGCACTCCTGGGCGATCGCTGGATCTTGACTGCTGCCCACACCATCTTGCCCAAAGCGTCAGGAGGAAACGACATAAGCCTAGACCAGCTAGCAGAGGAGGCTAACGTTTTCCTCGGCCACACAGACGTAGATGAGCTCCACAAGATGGGTAACCACCCTGTGCGCAGGATCTTTATCCATCCAGATTACAACCCTAAAGATGAGCACAACTTCAACGGGGACATAGCACTGCTAGAGCTGAAGCACCCGGTAACCCTGGGCCCTGACGTACTGCCCATCTGTCTCCCAGATACTACCAACAACACTTTCTACATGGATGGGCATATGGGCTACGTGAGCGGCTTTGGTGTGGAGAAAAACTTTCTTTCAAATCACTTGAAGTACGTGAACCTACCAGCTGTTTCCCGGGAGAAGTGCCAGAGCTGGCTGAATAGTAAGAGTGGACAGATGCCTATGGTTTTCTCTGAGAATATGTTCTGTGCTGGCTTCCTCACAGTCAAGCGGGATACTTGCCAGGGGGACAGTGGGAGTGTCTTCACAGTGCTAGACTCGGGAAGTGGACGCTGGGTGGCTACAGGGGTCGTTTCTTGGGGTATCGGCTGTGCCCAAGGGTATGGCTTCTACACCAAGGTCCTCAACTACGTGGACTGGATCAAAGGGATAATAAGGGATGATACGATCTAA
- the C1R gene encoding complement C1r subcomponent isoform X2, with protein sequence MEMHSPFLLWAILFFGVTSSNPVPRKLFGEIRSPNYPKPYPNNNISSWDIIVPKGYVVKLTFRYFDLEPSESCFYDYVKIKADKKNLGRYCGQLGSTTGNHPGRKKFVSQGNRMHVEFHSDFSNEDNGTVIRYRGFLAYYQAVDLDECDPNNAAEDSEGPRCQHICHNYVGGYFCSCRPGYQLQSDRHSCKVECSSELYTEASGYLSSPEYPQPYPEDLRCNYSIRLEKGLSIILKFLKPFEIDDHQQVHCPYDQLKIQAQGREIGEFCGKESPGSIETKSNEVDILFLTDESGFSRGWKIHYTSEKIRCPQPVPLDQFTVIRDLQPVYRYQDYFIVTCKTGYNLMKGSQKLLSFTAVCQADGTWHQSMPRCEIVKCDNPTELTNGVFNYVNKPANNNYQSVIEYQCNEPYYHIVTRGGGGRFTCSPEGTWVDQAGQGRIPACLPVCGKPNRPVAEIQRILGGKQANRGSFPWQALTGIHGRGGGALLGDRWILTAAHTILPKASGGNDISLDQLAEEANVFLGHTDVDELHKMGNHPVRRIFIHPDYNPKDEHNFNGDIALLELKHPVTLGPDVLPICLPDTTNNTFYMDGHMGYVSGFGVEKNFLSNHLKYVNLPAVSREKCQSWLNSKSGQMPMVFSENMFCAGFLTVKRDTCQGDSGSVFTVLDSGSGRWVATGVVSWGIGCAQGYGFYTKVLNYVDWIKGIIRDDTI encoded by the exons ATGGAGAT GCACAGTCCTTTTCTCCTGTGGGCCATCCTCTTTTTTGGAGTGACCAGTTCCAATCCAGTGCCAAGAAAACTTTTTGGGGAAATCCGATCCCCAAATTACCCCAAGCCATACCCCAACAATAACATCAGCAGCTGGGATATCATCGTCCCAAAAGGCTATGTGGTGAAGCTGACCTTCAGATACTTTGACCTGGAGCCATCTGAGTCCTGCTTCTATGACTATGTTAAG ATCAAAGCAGACAAGAAGAACTTGGGCCGATACTGTGGACAGCTTGGGTCAACCACAGGCAATCACCCGGGAAGAAAGAAGTTTGTATCTCAGGGAAACAGAATGCATGTGGAGTTTCACTCTGATTTCTCCAATGAAGACAATGGCACAGTCATTCGCTACAGAGGCTTCCTTGCCTATTACCAAGCTGTGG ATCTGGATGAATGTGACCCTAACAATGCTGCTGAGGACAGTGAGGGGCCTCGGTGTCAGCACATTTGCCACAACTACGTGGGTGGCTACTTCTGTTCTTGCCGGCCTGGCTACCAGCTCCAAAGTGACCGCCACTCTTGCAAAG TGGAGTGCAGCAGTGAGTTGTACACAGAGGCATCTGGGTACCTGAGCAGCCCCGAGTATCCCCAGCCCTATCCTGAAGACCTCCGATGTAACTACAGCATCCGCCTGGAAAAAGGCCTGTCTATCATCCTGAAGTTCCTGAAACCCTTTGAGATTGATGACCACCAGCAAGTTCATTGTCCTTACGATCAGCTCAAG ATCCAAGCACAAGGGAGAGAGATTGGTGAATTCTGTGGCAAGGAGTCGCCTGGCAGCATTGAAACCAAAAGCAATGAGGTGGACATACTCTTTCTCACCGACGAGTCAGGGTTCAGCCGTGGCTGGAAGATCCACTACACCTCAGAGA AAATACGGTGCCCGCAGCCTGTGCCACTGGATCAGTTTACTGTCATCAGAGACCTGCAGCCTGTGTATCGGTATCAGGACTATTTCATCGTCACCTGCAAGACTGGCTATAACCTGATGAAG GGCAGCCAGAAACTGCTGTCCTTCACTGCTGTCTGCCAGGCTGATGGAACATGGCATCAATCCATGCCCCGCTGCGAAA ttgtgAAATGTGACAATCCTACAGAATTGACCAATGGGGTATTCAACTATGTTAACAAACCTGCGAACAACAACTACCAGTCGGTGATCGAGTACCAGTGCAATGAGCCATATTACCACATTGTCaccagaggaggaggtg GCAGGTTCACCTGCTCTCCTGAGGGAACCTGGGTGGATCAAGCCGGCCAGGGGAGGATTCCTGCCTGCTTGCCAG TGTGTGGGAAGCCAAACCGTCCTGTTGCTGAAATCCAGAGGATCTTGGGcggcaagcaagcaaacagagGCAGTTTCCCTTGGCAGGCTCTGACTGGCATCCATGGACGTGGAGGTGGAGCACTCCTGGGCGATCGCTGGATCTTGACTGCTGCCCACACCATCTTGCCCAAAGCGTCAGGAGGAAACGACATAAGCCTAGACCAGCTAGCAGAGGAGGCTAACGTTTTCCTCGGCCACACAGACGTAGATGAGCTCCACAAGATGGGTAACCACCCTGTGCGCAGGATCTTTATCCATCCAGATTACAACCCTAAAGATGAGCACAACTTCAACGGGGACATAGCACTGCTAGAGCTGAAGCACCCGGTAACCCTGGGCCCTGACGTACTGCCCATCTGTCTCCCAGATACTACCAACAACACTTTCTACATGGATGGGCATATGGGCTACGTGAGCGGCTTTGGTGTGGAGAAAAACTTTCTTTCAAATCACTTGAAGTACGTGAACCTACCAGCTGTTTCCCGGGAGAAGTGCCAGAGCTGGCTGAATAGTAAGAGTGGACAGATGCCTATGGTTTTCTCTGAGAATATGTTCTGTGCTGGCTTCCTCACAGTCAAGCGGGATACTTGCCAGGGGGACAGTGGGAGTGTCTTCACAGTGCTAGACTCGGGAAGTGGACGCTGGGTGGCTACAGGGGTCGTTTCTTGGGGTATCGGCTGTGCCCAAGGGTATGGCTTCTACACCAAGGTCCTCAACTACGTGGACTGGATCAAAGGGATAATAAGGGATGATACGATCTAA